One segment of Nomia melanderi isolate GNS246 chromosome 10, iyNomMela1, whole genome shotgun sequence DNA contains the following:
- the Prx2 gene encoding peroxiredoxin 2, producing the protein MPVPAIQKPAPAFRGTAVINGEFKEISLSDYAGKYVILFFYPLDFTFVCPTEIIAFSDRVDEFEKIGCKVIAASTDSHFSHLAWVNTPRKQGGLGEMNIPLLADKSSKIARDYGVLDEETGVPFRGLFIIDDKQNLRQVTINDLPVGRSVDETLRLVQAFQHTDKYGEVCPAGWKPGKKTMKPDVVGSKEYFQDS; encoded by the exons ATGCCAGTTCCTGCAATTCAAAAACCAGCTCCTGCTTTCCGTGGCACTGCTGTTATTAATggagaatttaaagaaatttcactTTCTGATTATGCTGGAAAATATGTTATCCTATTCTTTTATCCATTAGACTT CACTTTTGTTTGTCCAACTGAAATCATTGCTTTCTCTGATCGCGTTGATGAATTTGAGAAAATCGGTTGCAAAGTGATAGCAGCGTCAACTGATTCTCACTTCAGTCACTTAGCATGGGTAAACACACCCCGTAAGCAAGGTGGTCTTGGTGAAATGAATATACCCTTACTTGCTGACAAGAGTTCCAAAATAGCTCGTGATTATGGTGTACTTGATGAGGAAACTGGTGTTCCATTCCGTGGTCTTTTCATCATAGATGATAAGCAAAATTTACGTCAGGTTACTATCAATGACCTACCAGTTGGCAG ATCTGTGGATGAAACTTTACGCTTGGTGCAAGCATTTCAACACACTGATAAATACGGAGAAGTATGCCCTGCTGGTTGGAAACCAGgaaagaaaacaatgaaaccTGATGTTGTTGGctcaaaagaatattttcaggATTCGTAA
- the LOC116428669 gene encoding uncharacterized protein LOC116428669, translated as MANNEKISDYTRQKIEKDIERPNANRLTSEQKMMPTIKDKIDETRLPTPLSDPWMNQWHLRNTQSQPEMMDTRNIEEDEDILVCFADLETPLSDSQTSECPSRNSTTSTITVPNLCLEEAFEQLNRLYSFTEQILELRQRTSKFFKRVRNLEKLKVLRNANRALEDASTSNYDFINDFCEEDTGFADSLLDAMISNCREPPFQRWNIRPPSSRRARSKFDFQKQTSGDSVPKNAPNVSKWTRVKAAFKWERAYANDIAETTATMSAPPTPVTPTTKHLSVPSTETGDSNSSSPSSYIEELSDTTSPFCRTWTSSLPNEVFHERSPKNMSDHLEHSYLKMKEDQKKKCMNRRSQSLDRSIAVLHTEQSNQDDREKQAIRGTEEKSGTMYSSNGVDEKVARLISKTPTPTLTVTIPTLDDDIRCVSSAESNSSLSSCTHTSAGNFPLFRNVHSEQPTIQRIKRQQSAIEESMTSRVQRQNSRWNKVRRAFLTSSTHCIPPSPVKDVSRHVFFQNGQETSTPDSCSASAEDLEIAALNAQSDTRRDYRVLRQKLGTEFHRKLIEWERLKNLSPSPHTKRSRDVSSNFVNSREHPISFLSEESLSFEFRKKLQDWKRIKKERRGSAPYEQQRFNRRRLTDWQLWKSPLKIECRHREITSQHNNCGESVINGDKSHLPENFFQKLDVRKRINETTNGDVEHSARPKLNRLGIGSGIDESEFLTLEKALSLFNGNATKKRRENDAQQPNKFFDGNAKSYVDPARNINYTDEVLVQTAAGSYRFEGISQEFTRKLYDWEKFRGISPGSSTFRLLGHVSEPVLRETNIEVPMTSATKLGCSDQAFYNIRNLRRSKSADNPNVRSSLTESFIRRSMSLQLLNHLEKTLKDSNHLSTLLISNDRHEMEEITEDILMDDSEPEAMIVDIEDVIEETASPLKRMQPHQTPVYSVATSETTSIAVPLGTVTSSHQLSPLLLIEIEENSNRKRDHCDSSSKKDSSSFQDFDLENVRTDRRLSLHEKDEHLKCSSNESFHHVDPNVQKETVESENATCSIDQNQTSDIVKKITKTADKDQLNDEKKEILIEFSNEGDIVKTATRKIRLDGSDKRKTIHERNGKYSTLPTSRKESTDLSSEKRHEKESDDQKTEEVGDSCNVENVTDIVTEHDNKYENVESVVDPYYCSLIDTQPLTNYKTCNKEASLKSSGVYKSEKPDYANLYHSNRESENGSRNLNKEHSLLIIKSELDRQSLKSCTEGSNHEKQNNCIIGGAIFKESMVTQKQRQEHTFENISTLKLPTKSSDNDKYNIESPIRTVSSKSSPCHEKPANSTVSDSCAESMRTLQQLIDESATNNLTRERDCQSSNNENAIRPGTNTRKPYSPTRNVFTKTKRIIFSPFRREDYRANRKESKSFEDNQTLSLKNEDKSRSASPKINRRDILVRTSFSLPWALCLSSKKIELKETKTKEADAKAEADTDPQRDETSLSSSENNIQKPQTKCDLQSLPNVNATIGLVNKEKKTMSSELHNRTFIDVTAPRGRRQEEEKGKAMALPLEFNPNSADLMHKLQILSGVVARRDGRNNAIPEELSVESHSLRTRRAKEDFLSRRGGPLFHSVMEPPTFNGHNSQAINDLNATERHNNTVRSAKASNSCDPNQETTKVDGDMTVVEEGLRNANVSLPIREKSASIGVINVDPDVLKRLMESDRGCESLPRTNSKQQQSGGSLTKIINKFNFVRLICGKEQNNLSTIARLCRQSLLIDIKNDVEQHWEIDNRADKASKKE; from the exons ATGgctaataatgaaaaaatctcGGATTATACCAGGCAGAAAATCGAAAAAGATATTGAACGACCAAACGCGAATCGCTTGACTTCCGAGCAAAAAATGATGCCCACGATAAAGGATAAAATAGATGAAACTCGTCTACCAACTCCACTGTCGGATCCATGGATGAATCAATGGCATTTACGGAACACCCAAAGCCAACCAGAAATGATGGACACCCGAAACATCGAGGAAGACGAAGACATACTGGTATGTTTCGCGGATCTTGAAACACCGCTGTCTGATAGTCAAACTTCAGAATGCCCTTCGAGGAATTCCACCACGTCCACTATAACGGTTCCGAATCTTTGCTTGGAGGAAGCTTTTGAGCAGTTGAACCGCCTCTATTCATTCACGGAACAGATCCTGGAACTCAGGCAACGTACTTCGAAATTCTTTAAACGCGTTCGAAACTTGGAGAAGTTGAAGGTACTTCGAAACGCAAATCGCGCATTAGAAGACGCTTCGACGAGTAACTACGACTTTATCAACGATTTTTGTGAGGAGGACACAGGGTTCGCCGATTCCTTGTTGGACGCGATGATATCAAACTGTCGAGAGCCTCCGTTTCAAAGATGGAACATAAGACCGCCATCGTCTAGGCGGGCAAGGAGCAAATTCGATTTCCAGAAGCAAACGTCAGGAGACAGTGTTCCTAAGAATGCGCCGAACGTTTCAAAATGGACTCGGGTGAAAGCTGCTTTTAAGTGGGAAAGGGCTTACGCGAATGATATCGCGGAGACAACTGCAACTATGTCGGCTCCACCTACCCCCGTGACACCAACGACCAAGCATCTCAGCGTTCCAAGCACTGAAACTGGCGATTCGAACAGTAGTAGTCCTTCGTCTTATATCGAAGAACTCTCTGATACAACGTCTCCTTTCTGCCGAACTTGGACTTCATCTTTACCAAATGAAGTTTTCCACGAAC GTTCTCCCAAGAATATGTCAGACCATTTAGAACATTCGTATCTGAAAATGAAAGAGGATCAGAAGAAAAAATGCATGAATAGACGTAGCCAATCTCTCGATCGCAGTATCGCCGTACTGCATACTGAACAAAGTAACCAA GACGACCGAGAGAAACAAGCGATTCGAGGCACAGAGGAAAAAAGTGGAACGATGTATTCTTCGAATGGAGTCGATGAGAAGGTTGCAAGATTAATATCGAAAACACCAACTCCAACACTGACGGTCACTATACCTACACTCGATGATGATATCAGGTGTGTGTCCTCTGCAGAATCCAATTCATCACTTTCCTCTTGTACACATACTTCTGCTGGGAATTTTCCTCTATTCAGAAATGTACATTCAGAACAGCCTActattcaacgtattaaacgaCAG CAATCAGCAATTGAAGAATCCATGACATCAAGAGTGCAAAGGCAGAATTCTAGATGGAATAAAGTGAGACGTGCTTTCCTGACAAGTTCTACCCATTGCATCCCTCCGAGTCCTGTTAAAGACGTTTCCAGACATGTGTTTTTTCAAAACG GTCAAGAAACATCAACACCTGACAGTTGCAGTGCTAGTGCAGAAGACCTTGAAATAGCAGCACTGAACGCACAATCAGATACTCGACGAGATTATCGAGTTCTTCGACAGAAGCTGGGAACTGAATTCCATCGTAAACTCATAGAATGGGAACGCTTGAAGAACTTATCTCCCAGTCCCCACACGAAACGCAGTCGTGATGTTTCATCCAATTTCGTAAATTCTCGAGAACATCCTATTTCATTTCTATCCGAGGAAAGTCTGTCTTTCGAATTTCGAAAGAAGCTTCAAGACTGGAAACGCATCAAGAAAGAGCGAAGAGGCAGCGCACCTTACGAGCAACAGAGGTTCAATCGACGTCGCTTGACTGACTGGCAGTTATGGAAGTCTCCTTTGAAAATTGAGTGCAGAcatcgagaaatcaccagtcAACATAACAATTGCGGGGAAAGTGTTATTAATGGCGACAAATCGCATTTGCCCGAGAATTTTTTCCAAAAACTGGACGTACGGAAACGGATAAACGAAACAACCAACGGCGATGTGGAGCATTCAGCGCGACCCAAATTAAATCGCCTTGGAATCGGGTCTGGCATCGATGAGAGTGAATTTTTAACTTTAGAAAAAGCATTGTCGCTTTTTAACGGCAATGCTACTAAGAAACGAAGAGAGAATGATGCCCAACAACCGAATAAGTTTTTCGACGGAAAcgcaaa ATCATACGTTGATCCTGCACGGAATATAAACTACACTGATGAAGTTCTGGTGCAGACAGCCGCTGGCTCTTACAGGTTTGAAGGAATATCACAAGAATTTACGAGGAAACTATACGATTGGGAGAAGTTTCGCGGAATATCTCCAGGATCCTCGACCTTTCGTCTTTTGGGGCACGTTTCTGAACCGGTCCTTAGAGAAACGAATATCGAAGTTCCGATGACATCTGCGACTA AACTTGGATGCAGCGATCAAGCATTTTACAATATCCGCAATTTGCGGAGATCGAAGTCCGCCGATAATCCAAACGTAAGAAGCAGCCTAACCGAGTCATTTATACGTCGTTCGATGagcttgcaattattaaatcacTTGGAAAAAACGCTAAAAGATTCTAATCATCTCAGCACTTTGCTAATCTCAA aTGATCGCCATGAGATGGAAGAAATAACCGAAGACATTCTGATGGATGATTCCGAACCAGAAGCGATGATAGTTGACATCGAAGATGTTATTGAAGAGACTGCGAGTCCCCTGAAGAGAATGCAACCACATCAAACGCCTGTGTACTCGGTTGCTACTAGCGAAACAACTAGCATCGCAGTACCACTTGGAACAGTTACATCCAGTCATCAACTGTCCCCGTTGCTCTTGATTGAAATAGAGGAAAACTCCAATCGAAAACGAGATCACTGTGATAGTTCTTCGAAAAAGGACAGTTCTAGCTTTCAAGATTTTGACTTGGAAAACGTTCGAACTGACAGAAGACTTTCTTTGCATGAGAAAGATGAACATTTGAAATGTTCGTCCAATGAGAGTTTTCATCACGTCGATCCAAATGTACAAAAAGAAACCGTTGAAAGTGAGAATGCTACGTGTTCGATCGATCAAAATCAAACAAGCGACATTGTAAAAAAAATCACAAAAACAGCAGATAAGGACCAATTGAACGATGAGAA gaaagaaattttaatcgaattctCTAATGAAGGGGATATTGTTAAAACAGCTACTAGAAAAATTAGACTTGATG GGTCGGACAAACGCAAAACTATTCACGAAAGGAACGGAAAATATTCTACTCTTCCAACAAGCAGGAAAGAATCGACg GATTTATCGAGCGAGAAGAGGCACGAAAAAGAATCTGATGATCAGAAGACCGAAGAAGTTGGGGACAGCTGCAACGTAGAGAACGTCACCGACATTGTTACGGAACACGATAACAAATATGAGAATGTAGAATCGGTGGTAGATCCATATTACTGTTCACTCATAGATACGCAGCCATTGACGAACTATAAAACGTGCAACAAAGAAGCATCATTGAAATCGTCAGGTGTTTATAAATCAG aaaaaccTGACTATGCAAACTTGTACCATTCGAACCGAGAAAGTGAAAATGGTTCGCGCAATCTTAATAAAGAACacagtttattaataatcaagtCAGAATTAGACCGTCAGTCGTTAAAATCATGCACTGAGGGTTCGAACCACGAGAAACAAAATAACTGTATCATAGGAGGTGCAATATTTAAAGAGTCGATGGTGACACAGAAACAACGACAAGAGcatacatttgaaaatatttcaactttaaaGTTACCTACCAAAAGTTCGGATaacgataaatataatattgaatcaccAATACGGACAGTTTCCTCGAAATCTTCACCGTGTCACGAAAAACCAGCCAATTCCACAGTGAGCGATAGCTGCGCAGAAAGCATGAGAACCTTGCAGCAACTGATCGATGAATCAGCGACAAATAATTTGACACGAGAGCGCGATTGTCAATCCAGTAATAACGAAAATGCAATTAGACCAGGAACAAATACGAGGAAACCATACTCTCCAACTCGTAACGTGTTTACTAAAACGAAACGCATAATATTTTCCCCATTTCGCCGGGAAGATTACCGCGCTAATAGGAAAGAAAGCAAAAGTTTCGAGGATAATCAAACGTTGTCCTTGAAAAATGAAGACAAATCGAGATCGGCATCCCCCAAAATAAATCGACGGGACATACTGGTGAGAACGTCTTTCTCCTTGCCATGGGCACTTTGTCTATCTTCGaaaaaaatcgaattaaaagaaacaaagacaAAAGAAGCTGACGCTAAAGCGGAAGCAGATACTGATCCACAGAGAGATGAAACATCATTATCGTCCAGTGAAAATAATATCCAGAAACCGCAGACAAAATGCGACTTACAATCTTTACCAAATGTAAACGCAACGATTGGATTAGTAAATAAAGAGAAGAAGACAATGTCGAGCGAACTGCATAATCGAACATTCATCGATGTTACAGCACCTAGAGGAAGAAGACaggaagaagagaaaggaaaagcgATGGCGCTGCCTTTGGAGTTCAATCCGAATTCTGCCGATCTTATGCACAAACTGCAGATTCTGTCTGGCGTTGTAGCTAGAAGGGACGGTCGAAATAATGCAATTCCGGAAGAGCTGTCGGTGGAATCGCATTCTCTCAGAACACGTCGCGCGAAGGAAGACTTTTTGTCGCGACGCGGTGGTCCACTTTTCCATTCCGTAATGGAACCTCCGACGTTCAATGGTCACAATTCTCAGGCCATAAATGATCTGAATGCAACGGAAAGACATAATAATACAGTGAGATCGGCGAAAGCCTCGAATTCGTGCGATCCGAATCAGGAAACAACGAAAGTGGACGGAGATATGACAGTTGTGGAAGAGGGATTGAGAAACGCAAATGTTTCTCTGCCCATCCGTGAAAAGTCTGCCAGCATTGGCGTGATAAACGTAGATCCTGATGTTCTTAAGCGACTGATGGAATCTGATCGAGGATGCGAGTCTCTTCCAAGAACTAATTCGAAGCAACAACAGTCTGGAGGATCTCTCACGAAAATTATTAACAAGTTTAACTTCGTTCGACTCATATGTGGCAAGGAACAGAACAATCTGAGCACGATTGCCAGATTATGCAGGCAAAGTTTATTGATCGATATTAAAAATGACGTTGAACAACATTGGGAAATTGACAATCGAGCCGATAAAGCTTCAAAAAAGGAATGA
- the ato gene encoding atonal has product MELQEMFRYGYMFPPREEEVVSCTYLDLPNYPYSKSKANLPPVSTFTVPQCIVYDSNCSDGWHTPSPTASLRSVSPATTLSISSEPDTISISTPVTYRILGSVDELNKRYVTKRIESQPAQHGVSAIDLAEEVNSMDADTDGTNDAEGDGDHEKTQSRRDSVISNSSSISDRIADGDSEDDVEMSDGPDHIRADTVEIDGNREVVRRRGKYVSSTIVRKRRLAANARERRRMQNLNKAFDRLRAYLPSLGNDRQLSKYETLQMAQSYITALYDLLQ; this is encoded by the coding sequence ATGGAACTGCAGGAAATGTTTCGTTACGGATACATGTTTCCGCCCAGGGAAGAGGAAGTCGTATCCTGCACGTACTTGGACCTGCCAAATTACCCTTATTCGAAGAGCAAAGCTAATCTGCCACCAGTAAGCACCTTCACGGTACCCCAGTGCATTGTCTATGACAGCAACTGCAGCGACGGATGGCACACGCCGAGTCCAACCGCAAGTTTACGATCAGTTAGTCCTGCTACCACTTTGTCTATATCGTCCGAGCCCGATACTATAAGCATAAGTACCCCAGTAACTTATCGGATCCTAGGTTCTGTGGATGAGTTAAACAAAAGGTACGTTACGAAAAGGATAGAGTCACAGCCAGCGCAGCACGGTGTTAGCGCCATAGATCTAGCGGAGGAAGTGAATAGCATGGACGCGGACACCGATGGGACTAACGACGCAGAAGGCGACGGAGACCACGAGAAGACGCAGTCGCGCCGGGACAGTGTGATCAGCAATTCCAGCAGCATTTCGGACAGAATTGCGGACGGTGACAGCGAAGACGACGTTGAGATGAGCGACGGTCCTGATCACATACGAGCCGATACCGTTGAGATCGATGGCAACCGAGAGGTCGTCAGAAGAAGAGGCAAATACGTTAGCTCGACAATTGTTAGGAAACGTAGATTAGCCGCAAATGCCAGGGAACGAAGAAGAATGCAGAATCTAAATAAGGCGTTCGATAGATTGAGAGCTTATCTTCCGTCTCTGGGCAACGACAGGCAACTATCGAAATACGAGACGCTTCAGATGGCACAATCTTACATTACGGCTCTGTACGATTTGCTACAATGA